The following proteins come from a genomic window of Phnomibacter ginsenosidimutans:
- a CDS encoding class I SAM-dependent rRNA methyltransferase: MQTMYLRKKIAPRVENGHPWIFANEIDTARSTTATTPEAGDIVEVRNAQDKFVGYGYINPKSQILVRLLSRNQKDVIDEAFFHRRIAEAWAYRQHIGYTENCRLIFGEADEMPALIIDKFNDYFVLQTLAYGMEVWKPAIVKALNSIFSPKGIYERNDVPVRELEGLPQIKGFLSEPFDTNIIINENGLKFHIDILNGQKTGYFLDQQDNRRAIQHIVKGADVLEAFCYTGTFSVHAGHYGAKSVLGLDISENAVAQARRNAELNGLQNICQFQAVNAFDALKQWTKDGRQYDVVILDPPAFTKSRENIQKAITGYKEINLRGMKLVKPGGFLVTASCTNLVQPDLFLQIIDMAAKNARKKLRQVTYQTQASDHPIVWGMENTEYLKFLIVEVK, translated from the coding sequence ATGCAAACAATGTACCTGCGCAAAAAAATTGCGCCCCGTGTAGAAAATGGTCACCCCTGGATTTTTGCCAACGAAATAGATACGGCCCGCAGTACCACAGCCACCACACCCGAAGCCGGTGATATTGTGGAAGTACGCAATGCGCAGGACAAATTTGTAGGCTACGGCTACATCAACCCCAAAAGCCAGATATTGGTGCGACTGCTGAGCCGCAACCAGAAAGATGTGATTGACGAAGCGTTTTTTCATCGTCGCATAGCCGAAGCATGGGCCTACCGCCAGCACATTGGCTATACCGAAAACTGCCGCCTCATTTTTGGCGAAGCCGATGAAATGCCGGCCCTCATCATCGATAAGTTCAACGATTACTTTGTATTGCAAACGCTGGCTTATGGCATGGAAGTATGGAAGCCCGCCATTGTAAAAGCCCTCAACAGTATTTTTTCACCCAAGGGTATTTATGAAAGAAATGATGTACCCGTTCGGGAGCTGGAGGGCCTGCCGCAAATCAAAGGCTTTTTGAGTGAGCCCTTCGATACCAATATCATCATCAACGAAAACGGCCTCAAATTTCACATTGATATTTTAAATGGTCAGAAAACGGGCTACTTCCTCGACCAGCAGGACAATCGCCGGGCCATTCAGCACATTGTAAAAGGCGCCGATGTATTGGAAGCATTTTGCTACACCGGTACGTTTAGTGTACACGCCGGGCACTATGGCGCCAAAAGTGTACTGGGCCTCGACATCAGCGAAAATGCGGTAGCGCAAGCCCGCCGCAATGCCGAGCTCAACGGGCTGCAAAACATTTGTCAGTTTCAGGCGGTGAATGCCTTTGATGCGCTAAAACAGTGGACAAAAGATGGTCGTCAATACGATGTGGTTATACTCGACCCGCCAGCCTTTACCAAGAGCCGCGAAAACATACAGAAAGCCATTACGGGCTATAAAGAAATCAACCTGCGGGGCATGAAGCTGGTGAAGCCGGGTGGCTTTTTGGTAACTGCCAGTTGTACCAACCTGGTGCAGCCCGATTTGTTTTTGCAAATCATCGACATGGCAGCCAAAAATGCCCGCAAAAAACTACGGCAGGTGACCTATCAAACACAGGCCAGCGATCACCCCATTGTGTGGGGCATGGAAAACACCGAGTACCTGAAGTTTTTGATTGTGGAAGTGAAGTAG
- a CDS encoding T9SS type A sorting domain-containing protein: MKKFVAILVFATLAQAGFAQKSLGTGNAAESKLVHFFPNPASAFINFEFKQPVERGSVIQFYSFLGRKVSSQAINSNRLTINLTDFITGIYIFQVRDASGRLLESNKFQVAK; this comes from the coding sequence GTGAAGAAATTCGTTGCGATACTCGTTTTTGCCACCCTGGCGCAGGCCGGCTTTGCTCAAAAAAGCTTGGGTACGGGTAATGCTGCGGAGTCTAAACTGGTACACTTCTTTCCCAACCCCGCTTCGGCGTTTATCAATTTTGAGTTTAAACAACCTGTAGAAAGAGGTTCTGTTATTCAGTTTTATTCTTTTTTGGGCAGAAAAGTGAGCAGTCAGGCCATCAACAGTAACCGCCTCACAATAAACCTGACCGATTTTATTACCGGCATATACATTTTTCAGGTGCGGGATGCCTCCGGCCGATTGCTGGAAAGCAACAAGTTTCAGGTAGCCAAGTAA
- a CDS encoding redoxin domain-containing protein gives MAVTVGQAAPNFTLFNTEKQPVSLEQYKGKNVLILFFPLAFTGVCTTELCNIRDNIGVYNNANAEVLGISVDSLFTLGKFKEEQNLNFQLLSDFNKDTAAAYGALYENFVLDMRGVAKRSAFIVDKDGNIAYAEVLESAGDLPDFAAIQAKLAELA, from the coding sequence ATGGCAGTAACGGTAGGCCAGGCGGCCCCCAATTTTACCCTGTTCAATACAGAGAAGCAACCAGTGAGTCTGGAGCAATACAAAGGCAAAAACGTGTTGATCCTGTTTTTCCCACTGGCATTTACAGGCGTGTGCACCACTGAACTGTGCAATATCCGCGACAATATTGGCGTGTACAACAATGCCAATGCCGAAGTATTGGGCATCAGTGTAGACTCACTGTTTACCCTCGGTAAGTTTAAAGAAGAACAAAACCTCAACTTTCAGTTGCTGAGCGACTTCAACAAAGACACGGCTGCTGCTTACGGTGCGCTGTACGAAAACTTTGTGCTCGACATGCGTGGCGTAGCCAAGCGTTCAGCCTTTATTGTAGACAAAGACGGCAATATTGCCTACGCAGAGGTGTTGGAAAGCGCCGGCGACCTGCCTGATTTTGCCGCTATCCAGGCCAAATTGGCGGAGCTGGCTTAA
- the ruvA gene encoding Holliday junction branch migration protein RuvA has translation MGIDRLALPSIGYFRRMISQLTGRFLHKTPTRVVVDVQGVGYELQISLNTYSDIQAADSGTLHTYLKVAEDAFTLYGFSEMAEREVFLKLISVSGVGAGTARMMLNSMKPVEVAHAISTGQVKTLEAVKGIGKKNCRTDCAGAQRQNGTGTGRPSAHIHLIARLQYGR, from the coding sequence ATGGGAATAGACAGGCTTGCATTGCCGTCGATTGGTTATTTTCGCCGCATGATCAGCCAACTGACCGGTCGTTTTTTACACAAAACGCCTACCCGTGTCGTCGTAGACGTACAAGGCGTGGGGTACGAACTGCAAATCAGCCTCAACACTTATTCTGATATTCAGGCAGCCGACAGCGGCACCCTGCATACCTACCTCAAGGTGGCGGAAGATGCTTTTACCCTGTATGGATTTAGTGAGATGGCCGAACGGGAAGTGTTTCTAAAGCTCATCAGCGTTTCGGGAGTGGGTGCTGGCACGGCCCGCATGATGCTCAACAGCATGAAGCCCGTGGAAGTGGCCCACGCCATCAGCACCGGTCAGGTAAAAACCCTGGAAGCGGTAAAAGGCATCGGTAAAAAAAACTGCCGAACGGATTGTGCTGGAGCTCAAAGACAAAATGGGACAGGTACAGGCCGGCCATCAGCCCACATCCACCTTATTGCCCGGCTACAATACGGCAGATAA
- the pta gene encoding phosphate acetyltransferase, translating to MAKTIFIATTEPYSGKSLVALGVLHMLLGKARKVAYFKPIINEESADKKDADIETVIQHFGVSTPYEDMYAFTRSQALQQMQNEGRGEIIDLIINKVKALEESNDFTVIEGSDFLGEGTAFEFEANVAIANNLSAPVIIVVSGQGKSTAQIVQNVQTVLSTFLSHDVQVLAVVVNKVAKDMVDDVQALLSGQLGNETLLCVIPKSKGLQSPTVKEIQEQIGGKVLAGESLLTNQVDNFITGAMHLPNFLSHISENVLIVTPGDRGDIIIGAMQANLSANYPKVAGIVLTGGIEPEPQIMRLVEGSQSAVPLISVKSGTFRTTTNLGSIQSRLSADNPKKIQLAINSFEKYMDVQLLEQKMVTYVPEGITPHMFQYQLTRKAKAQLKHIVLPEGNDDRILKAAARLINNDIVRLTILGNPAEVTASFKRLGLFPDMSKITVLDPATAECYEDFWTTLYELRKAKNVTEEMARDLMTDVSYFGTMMVYKGMADGMVSGAVHTTQHTIRPALQFVKTKPGISTVSSVFFMCLPDRVSVFGDCAVNPDPTAEQLAEIAISSAESSQAFGIEPRIAMLSYSSGSSGEGADVDKVRQATAIVKAKRPDLKVEGPIQYDAAVDPSVGRQKMPGSEVAGQASVLIFPDLNTGNNTYKAVQRETGALAIGPMLQGLNKPINDLSRGCTVEDVYNTVIITAIQAQEQ from the coding sequence ATGGCAAAAACAATATTTATCGCCACTACAGAGCCGTATAGCGGCAAGTCGCTGGTAGCACTCGGTGTGCTGCACATGCTCTTGGGCAAGGCCCGCAAAGTGGCGTATTTCAAACCCATCATCAACGAAGAAAGTGCCGACAAAAAAGATGCGGACATTGAAACCGTGATACAGCATTTTGGTGTAAGTACGCCTTACGAAGACATGTATGCATTTACCCGCAGCCAGGCACTGCAGCAAATGCAAAACGAAGGCCGCGGCGAAATCATCGATCTTATCATCAACAAAGTGAAGGCGCTGGAAGAAAGCAATGACTTCACCGTGATAGAAGGTTCCGACTTTTTGGGCGAAGGCACGGCGTTTGAATTTGAAGCCAACGTAGCCATTGCCAACAACCTGAGTGCACCGGTGATTATAGTGGTGTCGGGCCAAGGCAAAAGCACTGCCCAAATTGTACAGAATGTACAAACCGTGCTCAGTACTTTTTTAAGCCACGACGTACAAGTGTTGGCCGTGGTGGTAAACAAAGTGGCAAAAGACATGGTGGATGATGTACAGGCCTTGTTGAGCGGACAACTCGGTAATGAGACACTGCTGTGTGTGATACCCAAAAGCAAGGGCTTGCAAAGCCCTACGGTAAAGGAAATACAAGAGCAAATTGGTGGCAAAGTGTTGGCTGGTGAAAGCCTGTTGACCAATCAGGTAGATAATTTCATTACCGGTGCCATGCACCTGCCCAACTTTTTGAGCCATATTTCTGAAAATGTGCTGATTGTAACGCCCGGCGACAGGGGCGATATCATCATTGGAGCCATGCAGGCCAATCTTTCTGCTAACTATCCTAAAGTAGCAGGCATTGTACTTACTGGCGGCATCGAGCCCGAACCACAAATCATGCGTTTGGTAGAAGGCTCACAATCTGCTGTACCATTGATTTCGGTGAAGTCGGGCACCTTCCGCACCACCACCAACCTGGGCTCTATTCAGTCTCGCCTGAGTGCCGACAACCCCAAAAAAATTCAGCTGGCCATCAACAGTTTTGAGAAGTACATGGATGTGCAACTGCTGGAGCAAAAAATGGTAACCTATGTGCCCGAAGGCATTACGCCGCACATGTTCCAATATCAGCTTACACGTAAGGCAAAGGCACAACTCAAGCACATTGTATTGCCCGAAGGCAACGATGACCGCATACTCAAAGCCGCTGCCCGGTTAATCAATAACGATATTGTGCGCCTCACTATTCTCGGTAATCCGGCAGAAGTAACCGCCAGCTTCAAACGCCTCGGTCTCTTTCCTGATATGTCGAAGATTACGGTACTCGACCCCGCTACGGCTGAGTGCTACGAAGATTTTTGGACCACGCTGTATGAACTGCGTAAAGCCAAGAACGTGACAGAAGAAATGGCCCGTGACCTCATGACCGATGTGTCGTACTTCGGTACCATGATGGTGTACAAAGGCATGGCAGATGGTATGGTAAGCGGTGCGGTGCATACCACGCAGCACACCATTCGTCCGGCGCTGCAGTTTGTAAAAACCAAGCCCGGTATTTCTACCGTGTCATCGGTCTTCTTCATGTGCCTGCCCGATCGGGTATCGGTGTTTGGCGACTGCGCTGTAAACCCTGATCCTACTGCCGAGCAGCTGGCAGAAATTGCCATCTCTTCTGCCGAAAGCAGCCAGGCATTTGGTATTGAACCACGCATTGCCATGCTGTCGTATTCATCAGGCTCTTCGGGTGAAGGTGCCGATGTAGACAAAGTGCGGCAGGCAACAGCCATCGTCAAAGCCAAGCGCCCCGATTTGAAAGTGGAAGGCCCCATTCAATACGATGCGGCAGTAGACCCTTCAGTGGGCCGCCAAAAAATGCCGGGCTCCGAAGTGGCTGGTCAGGCCAGTGTGCTCATCTTCCCCGATTTGAACACGGGCAACAACACCTACAAAGCGGTACAACGCGAAACAGGTGCCCTCGCTATCGGCCCCATGCTGCAAGGCCTCAACAAACCCATCAACGACCTCAGCCGCGGCTGCACGGTGGAAGATGTGTACAACACCGTTATCATTACAGCCATACAGGCGCAGGAGCAGTAG
- a CDS encoding acetate/propionate family kinase: MYIFVINSGSSSIKYQLFKMPSEKPLCSGLAERIGLDHSIITHKVYKGDATTITKQEGFIPDHEAGLYAVAKLLTDPEVGVISNPDDIEAVGHRVVHGGESFAATTIIDAAVKAKIKELFPLAPLHNPANYLGIEVAEKIFTNAKQVAVFDTAFHQSMPPKAYRYAIPEALYQQHGIRAYGFHGTSHRYVSKQAMAYLQNSKAKIITIHLGNGCSMAAVDAGKSVDTSMGFGPVSGLVMGTRAGDIDASVIFHLMDQLGYEPQAVNNLLNKQSGMQGLAGFSDMREVRAAVQAGNAQAELASELYAYRIKKYIGAYAAVLNGIDAIVFTAGVGENDADTRQRICSHLEFLGIHFDAAANRAEGSGIRSISIAESPVQVLIVPTNEELEIVQQCYGLLQA, encoded by the coding sequence ATGTATATTTTCGTTATCAACTCAGGCAGTAGTTCTATCAAGTATCAACTGTTTAAAATGCCTTCGGAAAAGCCGCTGTGTAGCGGACTGGCCGAACGCATCGGGCTCGATCATTCCATCATCACCCACAAAGTGTACAAGGGCGATGCAACAACCATTACCAAACAAGAAGGTTTTATACCGGATCACGAAGCGGGTTTGTATGCCGTAGCCAAATTGCTGACAGACCCTGAAGTGGGCGTCATCAGCAATCCTGATGATATTGAAGCTGTGGGCCATCGGGTGGTGCATGGTGGCGAAAGTTTTGCGGCCACCACCATTATTGATGCGGCGGTGAAAGCAAAAATTAAAGAGCTGTTTCCGCTGGCACCCTTGCACAACCCCGCCAACTACCTGGGCATAGAAGTAGCCGAAAAAATATTTACCAACGCCAAACAGGTAGCGGTGTTCGATACGGCTTTTCACCAGAGCATGCCGCCAAAGGCTTACCGATATGCCATACCGGAAGCACTCTACCAGCAGCATGGCATTCGGGCCTATGGTTTTCATGGCACTTCGCACCGCTATGTGAGCAAGCAAGCCATGGCGTATTTGCAAAACTCCAAGGCTAAAATCATCACCATTCATTTGGGCAATGGTTGTAGCATGGCGGCGGTAGATGCCGGCAAATCGGTAGATACCAGCATGGGCTTTGGCCCCGTAAGTGGATTGGTGATGGGCACCCGTGCCGGCGATATTGACGCTTCCGTTATTTTTCATTTGATGGATCAGCTGGGCTATGAACCGCAGGCGGTGAACAACCTGCTGAACAAGCAAAGCGGTATGCAGGGCCTTGCCGGTTTTAGCGATATGCGGGAAGTGCGGGCTGCCGTGCAGGCCGGCAATGCACAAGCCGAACTGGCAAGTGAGTTGTATGCTTATCGCATCAAAAAATACATTGGCGCTTATGCCGCTGTGCTCAATGGTATTGATGCCATTGTGTTTACCGCAGGTGTGGGCGAAAACGATGCCGATACCCGCCAGCGCATTTGCAGCCACCTCGAATTTTTGGGCATTCATTTTGATGCGGCAGCCAACCGTGCCGAAGGCAGCGGCATTCGCAGCATCAGCATTGCCGAATCGCCAGTGCAGGTGCTGATTGTACCCACCAACGAAGAACTGGAAATTGTACAGCAGTGCTACGGCCTGCTACAAGCATAA
- a CDS encoding peroxiredoxin family protein has translation MFWKRILFGLLATSLLSMAQAQPLQSGKWLFTLSRPGGLPVYVQANLQQQGSHYVLAFLNDTETLEINNLRLSGDSLHFDMPLFETRLGFRIQSVTQLEGWLLKGTSGEYQRWQVTGQQTDGPRIPGKVQPPVANLSGRWAMQFQRADGSWRPAIAELKQQGNRLTGTIINPSGDYRFLEGRVSGKELYLTAFDGAHIYAFKAQASQDSIVNGVFFSGNAPGDAFKAMRDAKASLPDVTAAAAGMKSGESRLQFRFPDLDSNMVSLTDDRFKGKVTIVQIMGSWCPNCMDETKFLSDYYNGQKMPQVEIVSLAYELSTDFTRSAASLRKFKQRFNVRYPMLITGVKSADPDKAAKTLPQLTDIKYFPTTIFIDKQGRVRKVHNGFYGPGAPEYFEAFKKEFYATMQALLAE, from the coding sequence ATGTTTTGGAAACGGATTCTTTTTGGCCTTCTGGCAACAAGCCTGCTGAGCATGGCTCAGGCACAGCCACTGCAAAGCGGTAAATGGTTGTTTACCCTTAGCCGCCCCGGTGGTTTGCCCGTATATGTGCAGGCAAATCTGCAGCAGCAGGGTAGCCACTATGTGCTGGCTTTTCTCAACGATACTGAAACACTGGAAATAAACAACCTGCGTCTGTCGGGCGACTCGCTGCATTTTGATATGCCATTGTTTGAAACCCGCTTGGGTTTTCGCATTCAATCGGTAACGCAGCTAGAAGGCTGGCTGCTGAAAGGCACATCTGGCGAATACCAACGCTGGCAGGTAACCGGCCAGCAAACCGATGGTCCCCGAATACCCGGCAAGGTACAGCCACCCGTGGCCAACCTGAGCGGCCGCTGGGCCATGCAGTTTCAACGGGCCGATGGCAGCTGGCGCCCTGCTATTGCAGAATTGAAGCAGCAAGGCAACCGCCTCACCGGCACCATCATCAACCCCAGTGGCGATTACCGCTTTTTAGAAGGTAGGGTGAGTGGAAAGGAATTATACCTCACTGCTTTTGACGGTGCTCATATTTATGCATTCAAAGCTCAAGCTTCGCAAGACAGCATTGTGAATGGTGTTTTTTTTAGCGGCAATGCCCCCGGCGATGCTTTCAAAGCCATGCGGGATGCTAAAGCCAGTCTGCCAGATGTAACGGCCGCCGCCGCCGGTATGAAGTCGGGTGAAAGCCGCCTGCAGTTTCGCTTTCCCGATTTGGACAGCAACATGGTAAGCCTGACCGACGACCGCTTCAAAGGGAAAGTGACCATTGTACAAATTATGGGTAGCTGGTGCCCCAACTGTATGGACGAAACAAAATTTTTGAGCGACTACTACAACGGGCAAAAAATGCCGCAGGTAGAAATTGTGTCGTTGGCGTATGAACTGAGTACTGATTTTACCCGAAGCGCCGCCAGCCTGCGTAAATTCAAACAACGTTTTAATGTTCGCTACCCCATGCTGATAACAGGTGTAAAAAGCGCCGACCCCGACAAGGCGGCTAAAACCCTGCCACAGCTTACCGACATCAAATATTTTCCAACCACTATTTTCATTGATAAGCAAGGCCGGGTACGCAAAGTACACAACGGTTTTTACGGCCCCGGTGCACCGGAATATTTTGAGGCGTTCAAAAAGGAATTTTATGCAACGATGCAGGCGTTGCTGGCGGAGTAA